TGCTGCTATATTTGTGCAGAGTATTACTAAGATCTTTATAACTCGACCAGATCTGTTTCAAACGATCCATAAGCTTGGAATTCATTTCacgtaaattttgtttttctgagCTAAAATGGtgccaaaaaaatatatggggaagagagaaagaaagattaataaaaaaacaacaaaaaaaaaataaaaacttttaactAAAGGGGATGAAAAGaagtttgattcaaatttttaccaataagACTTCacaattttaaagttttatttttggctaaAACTGGGTAAAGAGCATAATTCGGTGTTTTTTGGGTTTGCGAGGACCATTTTCTCAAAACTCATTTTAACCGCTTCTTGAGAAAATGACCCTTAGTTGTTTTTGATATTAACCCAGGTTAATTCTTGAAATCTCTTTAGAGTTTGGTTGCCTCCGTTTCCGATGTATTATGCAAATCCAAATACAATTCATTGTCATCGGTTAGAGGCGTGCTGAGAGGTGGAGCCTCTGTACTACTTGGCTCGGTCTGTGATGGTTCAGGTTGAATTTCCACTTCCACCGCCTTTTCACTCGCCACTTCTTCCTTGCCGCTACGATGGGTTTTTGGCACCAAACGCACATTCACATCAACTTTGAAGGGTTTCTTGGTTTTATCCTCCTTGCGATAGGTTTCCGAGGTATCCTCGGTATTTGTGGCTTGCTCACTCTTCTCGGCCGGCATCAAATCTTTGAGGCATTCCTTATTGTCACAACAAGCCCTTATTAAATGCTGTGTAGTGCGACAACAGGTGGTCAGGTGAAGATGATCCCCATTATCGCCGGCAAAAGGTCGCCTTGAACGGTTGTGGTCAGTTTCTATAGTCACCGGTGGGTGATCGTTAGTCTGACATTTGTGGCAGGCCTTGATGGTTTGCTTTAAAACTAGACGCTGTTGCAACCAAGTCAACGGCTCTGTTTTGTTAGTGCAGCTAGAGAGATCTTCGCTACTGGCGAAATTATTCGCTCGAGCAGGAAATTCGCCGCGTTCATGCGAATGACTTGAATGTGAGCGATGTTGATGTGCTTGATGATGATTGTGACACTTGCGCCTGGGTGTATGCTTTAATCCATTGCGACAACTATCCTCAGTGGCCGCGGTGGCATTCACTGTGGTTGTGGTCTCTAATCTGTGTGTTGTGTGTGGGGAAGtgtggtgatgatgatggtggttatGGTGGCGGTGGTTATTTTGGCTATTGTTATCTAAATTTTTGTCCTCGCTATGAGAGCAATTGTACGTAGGTTGGTGCATGTCTAGAGTGTTCAAATCATGCctaaaagtgtgttgttgttgttgttgatattgGGGCGTTGTATGATCGTAAGGCGGTTTAAGGGGTTGGGGTAAAAGTGTTTTCGAACAGTGTGGTGAAGTGTTTCGGTAGATTTTCGAATATGCCGTTGCCGTTATGGGATTGCCATATCTGCGAAAATCCCTGGCATGGTGGGGATTACTGCTACTGGATGTCAGAGATGGATTCGCATGTGCTCGATATTTACAAGCCTCACAATCTCCTCCTCGACGATTGTTGGGCGAGGCACAACGTATATTGTGTGGGCAATGGCATTTGTTTTTATNNNNNNNNNNNNNNNNNNNNNNNNNNNNNNNNNNNNNNNNNNNNNNNNNNNNNNNNNNNNNNNNNNNNNNNNNNNNNNNNNNNNNNNNNNNNNNNNNNNNNNNNNNNNNNNNNNNNNNNNNNNNNNNNNNNNNNNNNNNNNNNNNNNNNNNNNNNNNNNNNNNNNNNNNNNNNNNNNNNNNNNNNNNNNNNNNNNNNNNNACTCCTGGGGtgttcctctggtcacccgcaTCCCGACCGAAGGGTTCCCAGATTCGCATTAATAATACTGCGCTAAAGGATATTATTAGTCCACTGGGAGATTATAGGGTGAATCTTCGCGTGATCAAGCGCGACGACTATCGACCCTATCTCAACGTTATTGAAGGCCGCCCAAATATACAGGCGAaggtaattttattttatttttgttgttttactttgatttattttatttttctatattttattttatttcatttatttcattccttttattcatttaattcatttaattcatttcattcaatacattcattttattcatttcattcatttcattcaatacattcattttattcatttcattcacttcattcatttcactaattttattaatttcattaatttcattcacgtcattcatttcattcatttcattcatttcattcattccattcatttcattcatttcattcatttcattcatttcattcatttcattcatttcattcatttcattcatttcattcatttcattcatttcattcatttcattcatttcattcatttcattaatttcattcatttcattcatttcatttatttcatttatttcatttatttcattcatttcattcatttcatttatttcattcatttcattcatttcattcatttcattcatttcattcatttcattcatttcattcatttcattcatttcattcatttcattcatttcattcatttcattcatttcattcatttcattcatttcattcatttcattcatttcattcatttcattcatttcattcatttcattcatttcattcatttcattcatttcatacatttcattcatttcatttatttcactcatttcattcatttcattcacttcatttcattatttatattttattatttttattttatttaattgctCATCATTTCAATTAGTTTGCTTTTAAAATCTTTCCTTTAAAGTTTTCCCTCATTTTTCCTCAATTTTTATGTATAGAAAATcaattatttgtttaaattactTGTGTTTCAACGTCGTATCTTCTAATTTATTGGTAAGAGTTTTACATTCGCCGGTTAGTTTATCCATGAGTTGCTTTTGACTTTGTATCATTTCTTCGAGTTCATTAACAGTTTCGGCTAAAATATTTGTTACAACCACAATAGACATGGGGGAGGGGAAGAAAAAGTAGACAACAAAAGTAGGATTTCAATTTCTTTAataattttatcatttttttttgctaacacAACATCATTGCCATGCAACTTGAATGGCATTGATGTGTAGATGGAAAAGCATACTAAAATCTACTGGCATCTCATGGATAAACTATTGATTGCTCGTTAAAATgaatatgaaaaattaattttcattatgTTTTGGCGAatgttttctttgatttttgttttaaaattaagtTTTCTTAAGAAATTTGAACTGACATTTACACAGGAACACAAATCAATAGCTTACCCAGAGTCAAGCTGAGACTAGGTTTCTTGGGTGGGCTGTGCAAAGGTGCCTAAGAAATGGACTGCAGAGGGAATACGGTGCAtattagagtagagtacgaaagtgaaaaattaataaaaaataaaaaggtttgCTTAAGATTTTTCCGAAAGTGGAAAGTGCCAAAGTCTAAGTGTTTATTGTGTGTCATTCTAATGCTACAAAATTCACCACTTTTAGTAAAAACTCACCATGCTTCTCCTGCAATTCGGAAATACGCTTGTCCAGATCTTTCTTGGTGGGCCTTATTTCATTTTTCATCTCTCCATAGGCCAACTGAAATTTGCAGCACGAATTTCAAGTTTCGATTCTCTCTTAAGAATATCTCTCACTTACCTCTTTCTCTAGATTCGCTATTTCATCGTTTAATCGTAAAACCTCCCGCTTCGAATGCAACAGATCAGCATCGGCTCTATCTAAGCGCTGGCGCAACGAATTGATTTCAGCATTCAGACGAGCCGCCTCGGTTTTATTCTCTCTGGTTGCTCGATCCAATTGCAAGCGCAAAGCGGTGATTTCTTGCTCCAACGATTGTTTCTCGGCATTCACCTGGGCCATGTCGGCCAAGAAGGTGGAACGATTGGCTCGCAGCTCCATTTTCAACTCTTCGATTTGAGAATTGCGATTGGCCAGATCACGCTTCAGATCGCCCTCATAACGTTTCTGGCGTTCCAAATCCAATTGCAATTTGGCCACCTGCTCCCATTGGCTGCTCAAATCCCCTCCCAGCTGGTCGACTTGATTGTTGTAGCGTCGCTCGGCATTGGATCTCTCATCGGCCAAGCGGCGGGCCATTTCCATTTGCATTTCCCTTACCCTTTCATGCTGGCGATCCAATTCGTCACGCAAATGGCGCACCTCCATCTCAGCCTGGGACCTTTCCATTTGTACCAAATCGTTTATATAACGCTTGGAGCTTTGTGAGTACTGCTGCGACTTGGCCTCATCCAAGGCCTTTTGCAAATGCCTTATGGTCTCCTCCAAGGCCGACTTATCCTTCTGCAACAAATCAATCTGCTTGCGATGCACTTCACAATTCGAGGCCGAATTTGAGACACTAACCAAGGCCAAGGGGTCAGAGCGTGATAGTTTCCTTTTAAGTTCCTCATTCTCTGTCTTGGTTCGTTTCAAGTCAATGTGGGCCTGCATAAGATCAGCTTCCAATTCACTGATCTTAGCCTCATACACAATATTGGGAGCTGCTGCAAAACGAGGACTTTTTGCATCCTTCTTGCCGCGTGGTGTCATCGCCTTTGACTTGCCATACAAATCATCCGAATCCGATGAAGGACTAGTGGTAAGTTTATCGTTATGACACTTATTGCCCAAATGACCCAGTTCGGAGCGAGCTATATCAGTCAATTGTTCATTCTCATTGATGACATCCTTAACCTTGCCCAACAGATTCGATAGCTCATTGCGACAATATTTGGATTCCTTCTCCAGCTGTTCTATGTAATCCTCTTgcttttctatgaaattgaatATCTCCACTGGAGCTTGAACACTATCGGTGGGTGGTGGTGCTGCAGCAAGGGGTTTGGTGGTGGCACTACCATAATAATCTATGGTAGAGGTAGGATTTGACAAAGCCGCTGTGCTGGGCATTGTGGTGGAATGATAAATTCCCGCACTGGCCAAATTCTCTTTGGATGAGGAGAAACCCCCGAGAGCCTTTTTGGTGCGATACCCACTGGCAGCAGcagtggtgttggtggtgggtGTTACTCCTATACGATTTTTCTGACTTGGCGAGAGATATTTGGAGATATCGGCATAGACCGGGCGATCAATGGCCTGAAAGGGAAAATATGGTAATTGTAATTAAAGGATAGGTAATCACCACAGTCCTATTTTTGCCATATCGTATACTAAAATTAGGATGAGATTATGAAATCCCGAAAAATTTCCCTTAATCTTCATAAAGTTGCTAACTGAACGAACAGAACTAGGGAATTTAGTTCAGTGACctgttttgggaaaatttgtttGCCCTTCAGGTACTTCATCCTATCTGACACCACTACTAaggtacggggtattataactaagtgcattttTTTGTTACACCGAGAAGGAAGAGAAGAAagaccaattgataagtatacggataaAGGAAGGGGGTGAATCtttcccccttaccttaattttcaaaaacgccagattttgAAATGATTCCATCGGTTAGAGGCAAGTGTTTTTTTGCTATCATAGGGCAATCTAGAAATGCGAATTTGTTGAAAAAGTTGAGGTCAAACAacttgggggaacgccccacccaatAAGGCGCGTAAACGggcatgtttgccgattggcacaatatgggtatcaaatgaaaggtatttgcgagaagaatacgtttatgatattaaaattttgcctcaGGAGTGTCTGCAAGCTTGGCCTTGcactcaaaaaagaaaaaaaactcattcaaatcatGAGGGTAGTAAACGAATCTGATAGTAATATTAAGGTCAAGTATCTGGTGGACAACAGGTGCACAgattgggactgtgagttatgttaggcctttcgaaaatcttcttcaatttggtctagatcgatccagatttgaatatagctgccatatggaccgatctctcaatttaaggttttggggccataaaatgcgtattaattgtccgatttaaccgaagtttgggacagtgagttaagttaggtccttcgatattcttatatatattgtccgatttcgccgaaatttaggacagtgagttgtgttaggctctacgacattttgagccaaatcggaacatatatcgatgtagctgctatggggcataaggtatgtatttttcacctgattttgacgaaagttgttttacatatatacccgaggtggtgggtatccaaagttcggcccggccaaacttaactcctttttacttgttgacaaTAAATTATCAAAGTCTAACACCAGAATCTGGTGGTCGCCCATCTTCCAGCAAAACACCTAAGGAAACTAAAGATTGAtcgtggcaatatggaactcaaatcaaCTGTATGACAGAACGAAGCTGATGTAAATACAAGGGACCCGGTATCTGGGGATCGACCGACCGCCAGAACATTTGAATATAGAGATGACCAACGACCGAGAAGTCTACTCACGAGATAGGTTTCGTACTTTCTTCACGATTGAGCTAAAGTTCTGGGtgattaaatgtttttttttcagaaatcgtacattttggtactaattagtacgaaatagcttatttacttGTACAGTGAAAGGAGCCAggtaaaattaattgatttggtaaaaattatcgtagtcttgacaaaaatacctAGTAGTAGTAGCTGTACCAAATAAGAAATGCTGTAATCGTACCATGAGTGGAAGAAACCGTACataagtgctgtaattggtactttcattacagattgagctagagcaattaaattttgaatatagaCATTGGCGTAGCTAGGGGTCCTGAGGTGGGGACTTAGCCACCCCAGAGAATCTGTAGCCCGGCCCCCAGAATTTTCTTCAATACATCTTTTTTTACGCTCcactatagaatgggggtatactaactttgctattccgtttgtaacacctcgaaatattgatcttagaccccataaactacatattttcttgataatcttgatattttaagttgatctagccatttccgttcgaccgtctgtccgtttgtccgtctgtttggggaaaccacgctaactttcgaaggagtaaagctgcgCACATGAAGTTTTGTACGcacacttcctattagtgtaggttagttgggattgtaaatgggccatatcggtccatatttagatatagctcccataaaaacc
This Stomoxys calcitrans chromosome 2, idStoCalc2.1, whole genome shotgun sequence DNA region includes the following protein-coding sequences:
- the LOC131993973 gene encoding serologically defined colon cancer antigen 8 homolog isoform X4, which translates into the protein MKAEHLVSGILGQLNTPRHSSKDVQRDLNLTDLSKPTNSDLWQQQQRHHHQHHSHQRQEQQQQQQQHQLHQHHQHKHHQSLGHRRRDSLCLSDRESLCSISSSRSKRIKSRNGSMKPLKGGGINKKSRTMDYTNYAYNEAVGRLKLMLASDSYSPSKTATSSYLRGINDDSGDNYSDNMSAIDRPVYADISKYLSPSQKNRIGVTPTTNTTAAASGYRTKKALGGFSSSKENLASAGIYHSTTMPSTAALSNPTSTIDYYGSATTKPLAAAPPPTDSVQAPVEIFNFIEKQEDYIEQLEKESKYCRNELSNLLGKVKDVINENEQLTDIARSELGHLGNKCHNDKLTTSPSSDSDDLYGKSKAMTPRGKKDAKSPRFAAAPNIVYEAKISELEADLMQAHIDLKRTKTENEELKRKLSRSDPLALVSVSNSASNCEVHRKQIDLLQKDKSALEETIRHLQKALDEAKSQQYSQSSKRYINDLVQMERSQAEMEVRHLRDELDRQHERVREMQMEMARRLADERSNAERRYNNQVDQLGGDLSSQWEQVAKLQLDLERQKRYEGDLKRDLANRNSQIEELKMELRANRSTFLADMAQVNAEKQSLEQEITALRLQLDRATRENKTEAARLNAEINSLRQRLDRADADLLHSKREVLRLNDEIANLEKELAYGEMKNEIRPTKKDLDKRISELQEKHAQKNKIYVK
- the LOC131993973 gene encoding serologically defined colon cancer antigen 8 homolog isoform X1: MKAEHLVSGILGQLNTPRHSSKDVQRDLNLTDLSKPTNSDLWQQQQRHHHQHHSHQRQEQQQQQQQHQLHQHHQHKHHQSLGHRRRDSLCLSDRESLCSISSSRSKRIKSRNGSMKPLKGGGINKKSRTMDYTNYAYNEAVGRLKLMLASDSYSPSKTATSSYLRGINDDSGDNYSDNMSAIDRPVYADISKYLSPSQKNRIGVTPTTNTTAAASGYRTKKALGGFSSSKENLASAGIYHSTTMPSTAALSNPTSTIDYYGSATTKPLAAAPPPTDSVQAPVEIFNFIEKQEDYIEQLEKESKYCRNELSNLLGKVKDVINENEQLTDIARSELGHLGNKCHNDKLTTSPSSDSDDLYGKSKAMTPRGKKDAKSPRFAAAPNIVYEAKISELEADLMQAHIDLKRTKTENEELKRKLSRSDPLALVSVSNSASNCEVHRKQIDLLQKDKSALEETIRHLQKALDEAKSQQYSQSSKRYINDLVQMERSQAEMEVRHLRDELDRQHERVREMQMEMARRLADERSNAERRYNNQVDQLGGDLSSQWEQVAKLQLDLERQKRYEGDLKRDLANRNSQIEELKMELRANRSTFLADMAQVNAEKQSLEQEITALRLQLDRATRENKTEAARLNAEINSLRQRLDRADADLLHSKREVLRLNDEIANLEKELAYGEMKNEIRPTKKDLDKRISELQEKHAETVNELEEMIQSQKQLMDKLTGECKTLTNKLEDTTLKHK
- the LOC131993973 gene encoding serologically defined colon cancer antigen 8 homolog isoform X2, giving the protein MKAEHLVSGILGQLNTPRHSSKDVQRDLNLTDLSKPTNSDLWQQQQRHHHQHHSHQRQEQQQQQQQHQLHQHHQHKHHQSLGHRRRDSLCLSDRESLCSISSSRSKRIKSRNGSMKPLKGGGINKKSRTMDYTNYAYNEAVGRLKLMLASDSYSPSKTATSSYLRGINDDSGDNYSDNMSAIDRPVYADISKYLSPSQKNRIGVTPTTNTTAAASGYRTKKALGGFSSSKENLASAGIYHSTTMPSTAALSNPTSTIDYYGSATTKPLAAAPPPTDSVQAPVEIFNFIEKQEDYIEQLEKESKYCRNELSNLLGKVKDVINENEQLTDIARSELGHLGNKCHNDKLTTSPSSDSDDLYGKSKAMTPRGKKDAKSPRFAAAPNIVYEAKISELEADLMQAHIDLKRTKTENEELKRKLSRSDPLALVSVSNSASNCEVHRKQIDLLQKDKSALEETIRHLQKALDEAKSQQYSQSSKRYINDLVQMERSQAEMEVRHLRDELDRQHERVREMQMEMARRLADERSNAERRYNNQVDQLGGDLSSQWEQVAKLQLDLERQKRYEGDLKRDLANRNSQIEELKMELRANRSTFLADMAQVNAEKQSLEQEITALRLQLDRATRENKTEAARLNAEINSLRQRLDRADADLLHSKREVLRLNDEIANLEKELAYGEMKNEIRPTKKDLDKRISELQEKHVHFLGTFAQPTQET
- the LOC131993973 gene encoding serologically defined colon cancer antigen 8 homolog isoform X3 encodes the protein MKAEHLVSGILGQLNTPRHSSKDVQRDLNLTDLSKPTNSDLWQQQQRHHHQHHSHQRQEQQQQQQQHQLHQHHQHKHHQSLGHRRRDSLCLSDRESLCSISSSRSKRIKSRNGSMKPLKGGGINKKSRTMDYTNYAYNEAVGRLKLMLASDSYSPSKTATSSYLRGINDDSGDNYSDNMSAIDRPVYADISKYLSPSQKNRIGVTPTTNTTAAASGYRTKKALGGFSSSKENLASAGIYHSTTMPSTAALSNPTSTIDYYGSATTKPLAAAPPPTDSVQAPVEIFNFIEKQEDYIEQLEKESKYCRNELSNLLGKVKDVINENEQLTDIARSELGHLGNKCHNDKLTTSPSSDSDDLYGKSKAMTPRGKKDAKSPRFAAAPNIVYEAKISELEADLMQAHIDLKRTKTENEELKRKLSRSDPLALVSVSNSASNCEVHRKQIDLLQKDKSALEETIRHLQKALDEAKSQQYSQSSKRYINDLVQMERSQAEMEVRHLRDELDRQHERVREMQMEMARRLADERSNAERRYNNQVDQLGGDLSSQWEQVAKLQLDLERQKRYEGDLKRDLANRNSQIEELKMELRANRSTFLADMAQVNAEKQSLEQEITALRLQLDRATRENKTEAARLNAEINSLRQRLDRADADLLHSKREVLRLNDEIANLEKELAYGEMKNEIRPTKKDLDKRISELQEKHERKYPHYNQM